A region of Moorena producens PAL-8-15-08-1 DNA encodes the following proteins:
- a CDS encoding CHAT domain-containing protein has translation MKLKQVFFLAVLTLSLTSGEFPILARFLTLPALAQEQNTVSPEQEGTIALSDAIVEYIKQAEADKLLLEGFSHYDRSEFREASQSWQQALVIYKQIGNRWGEAISLTNLGNAYHDLGKYKKAIDYHQQSIAIAREIGDRDGEANSLIGLGNAYGNLGDYKKAIDYYQNSLAIAREIGDRQGEAASRGNLGNSYFNLGEYKKAIDYQLEAIAIDREIGNRLGEAKSLSNLGLGYESLGDYTKAIDYQQKSLAIDREIGNRLGEATSLTNLGHAYLNLGDYKKAIDYYQNSLAIAREIGHRLGEANSLIGLGHAYLNLGDYKKAIDYYQNSLAIAREIGHRLVEANSLGNLGLIYSHLGDYKKAIDYQLEAIAIAREIGDRQGEAKSLNNLGIAYGNLGDYKKTIHYHQKSLAIKREIGDRQGEAASLTNLGIAYGNLGDYKKAIDYHQKSLAIAREIGHRQGEAKSLGNLGNAYYSLGEYKKAIDYHQQSIAIAREIEDCKSEASSLNNLGFTFLKNNQLEQAQTHLFDAIKIWEDIRHLLLNEDDWKISIFEEQARSYLLLQQVLVAQGKPKQALEIAERGRNRALIDLLATRLSERPQTKAPTLEDIQIIAQQQQATLVEYSIVGGQIYIWVIAPTGEITFRSHDLPQDTSLAELVKFSRLQIGVRGRGNQNADSVPNPNDSNSLQQLYQLLITPIVGLLPINSSDRVIFIPHQELFMVPFAALLDDNHKYLIENHTILTAPSIQSLSFTRENWHRVKDSNGTPLIVGNPTMPTLKIGEEQKPLPPLKGAETEALTIAKLLKTIALIGPEATEATIMEKMANASVIHLATHGLLDDVNGIGYPGAIALAPEKPKYDGFLTSDEILIGFGYGLPGKSLLKAKLVVLSACDTGGGKIKGEGVVGLSRSLIAAGVPSLVVSLWKIPDHDTVKLMREFYTNIYTHKFDKAKAMREAMLSMLNDGDGNPDPKAWAAFTVIGEAR, from the coding sequence ATGAAACTTAAGCAGGTCTTCTTTTTGGCAGTTCTCACTCTCTCCCTAACCTCTGGGGAATTCCCTATTCTGGCTAGATTCCTCACCTTACCAGCACTGGCTCAGGAACAAAACACGGTTAGCCCAGAGCAAGAAGGAACTATAGCCCTTAGTGATGCCATAGTTGAATACATTAAGCAAGCAGAGGCGGACAAACTCCTTTTGGAGGGATTTAGTCACTATGATCGCAGTGAGTTCCGAGAAGCATCACAGTCTTGGCAGCAAGCATTGGTGATTTATAAACAAATCGGGAACCGCTGGGGTGAAGCTATCTCTCTGACTAATCTGGGTAATGCATACCATGATCTGGGAAAGTACAAAAAAGCCATTGATTACCACCAACAATCGATAGCTATTGCTAGGGAAATCGGAGACCGCGACGGTGAAGCTAACTCCCTGATTGGTCTGGGTAATGCATACGGTAATCTAGGAGACTACAAAAAAGCAATTGATTACTACCAAAACTCCTTAGCTATTGCTAGGGAAATCGGAGACCGCCAGGGTGAAGCTGCCTCCCGGGGTAATCTGGGTAATTCATACTTTAATCTGGGAGAGTACAAAAAAGCGATTGATTACCAGCTAGAAGCGATCGCTATTGATAGGGAAATCGGAAACCGCCTGGGTGAAGCTAAGTCCCTGAGTAATCTGGGTCTTGGATACGAGAGTTTGGGAGACTACACAAAAGCGATTGATTACCAGCAAAAATCCTTAGCTATTGATAGGGAAATCGGAAACCGCCTGGGTGAAGCTACCTCCCTGACTAATCTGGGTCATGCATACCTTAATCTGGGAGACTACAAAAAAGCGATTGATTACTACCAAAACTCCTTAGCTATTGCTAGGGAAATCGGACACCGCCTGGGTGAAGCTAACTCCCTGATTGGTCTGGGTCATGCATACCTTAATCTGGGAGACTACAAAAAAGCAATTGATTACTACCAAAACTCCTTAGCTATTGCTAGGGAAATCGGACACCGCCTGGTTGAAGCTAACTCCCTGGGTAATCTGGGTCTTATATACTCTCATCTGGGAGACTATAAAAAAGCCATTGATTACCAGCTAGAAGCGATCGCTATTGCTAGGGAAATCGGAGACCGCCAGGGTGAAGCTAAGTCCCTGAATAATCTGGGTATTGCATACGGTAATCTAGGAGACTACAAAAAAACAATTCATTACCACCAAAAATCTTTAGCTATTAAAAGGGAAATCGGAGACCGCCAGGGTGAAGCTGCCTCCCTGACTAATCTGGGTATTGCATACGGTAATCTAGGAGACTACAAAAAAGCCATTGATTACCACCAAAAATCTTTAGCTATTGCTAGGGAAATCGGACACCGCCAGGGTGAAGCTAAGTCCCTGGGTAATCTGGGTAATGCATACTACTCTCTCGGAGAGTACAAAAAAGCGATTGATTACCACCAACAATCCATAGCTATTGCTAGGGAAATCGAAGACTGCAAGAGTGAAGCTAGCTCCCTGAATAATCTCGGTTTTACCTTCTTAAAAAACAATCAACTAGAACAGGCTCAAACTCACCTGTTTGATGCCATTAAAATTTGGGAAGATATCCGCCACCTCCTCCTTAATGAAGATGATTGGAAGATTTCTATTTTTGAAGAACAAGCTCGTAGCTATCTTCTGTTACAACAGGTATTGGTTGCTCAAGGTAAACCAAAACAAGCCTTAGAGATTGCCGAACGGGGTCGCAACCGCGCTCTGATTGATTTATTAGCGACACGGTTATCTGAACGTCCTCAAACTAAAGCTCCTACTCTTGAAGACATTCAAATAATTGCTCAACAACAACAAGCCACCTTGGTGGAATATTCCATTGTTGGTGGCCAAATTTATATTTGGGTAATTGCTCCCACTGGTGAGATTACTTTCCGTAGTCATGATTTACCCCAAGATACTTCTCTGGCCGAACTAGTCAAATTCAGTCGTCTGCAAATTGGTGTCAGAGGTCGAGGTAATCAGAATGCTGATTCAGTACCAAACCCTAACGATAGTAATTCACTACAACAACTCTACCAACTCCTGATTACTCCCATTGTTGGCTTATTACCAATAAACTCATCAGACCGTGTTATTTTTATCCCCCATCAAGAACTATTTATGGTTCCCTTTGCTGCTCTGCTAGATGATAACCACAAGTATCTAATCGAAAACCATACCATTCTCACTGCTCCCTCGATCCAATCCCTGTCGTTCACCCGTGAAAATTGGCATCGAGTCAAAGACAGTAACGGAACACCATTGATTGTCGGTAATCCCACCATGCCGACCCTTAAAATAGGAGAGGAACAAAAACCGTTACCCCCTCTCAAGGGTGCAGAAACCGAAGCCTTAACCATTGCTAAATTGCTGAAGACCATCGCTCTGATTGGACCCGAAGCAACAGAAGCAACCATTATGGAAAAAATGGCCAATGCTTCCGTTATCCATTTAGCTACCCATGGTTTACTCGATGATGTCAATGGTATTGGTTATCCCGGTGCGATCGCATTAGCACCTGAGAAACCAAAGTATGATGGCTTTCTCACCAGTGATGAAATTCTGATTGGTTTTGGTTACGGACTACCGGGAAAATCCTTATTGAAAGCAAAGTTAGTCGTCCTCAGTGCTTGTGATACTGGTGGGGGTAAGATTAAAGGGGAAGGGGTAGTTGGTTTATCCCGTTCTTTGATTGCCGCCGGTGTACCCAGTTTAGTGGTGTCCCTATGGAAAATACCTGATCATGATACGGTCAAGTTGATGAGGGAGTTTTATACAAATATTTACACCCACAAATTCGATAAAGCGAAAGCCATGCGAGAGGCGATGTTATCGATGCTCAATGATGGAGATGGTAATCCAGACCCGAAAGCTTGGGCGGCTTTTACTGTGATTGGTGAAGCGAGGTAG
- a CDS encoding CHAT domain-containing protein, with the protein MIPHPIKLKQVLFLGLLTLCLTPGQLPVLARFLSLPGLDQEQNTVSLEQQGSLAPGDAFVEVDSKQAEADKLFKQGLRHIGRSEFRKALQSWQQALVIYKQIGHRLGEAHSLGNMGRAYANLGEYKQAINYYLASIAIARKIPDREGEAPSLTNLGFAYGNLGNYKKAIDYHQKSLDIFREIGNCQGEARSLSNLGNAYESLGDYKKAIYYQLEAIAIAREIEDREGEAGSLGNLANAYRHLGDYEKAIDYQLQSLAIKREIQNRRGEAYSLDNLGIAYGNLGDYKKAINYHRQSLGIFREIGHRKGEAHALENLGIGYGNLEKYNKAIDYHQQSIAIAREIGHRKGEAISLNNLGATFLEINQLEQAQTHLFDAIEIWEDIRQDLGNQDDWKVSIFEAQARSYRLLQQVLVALGKPKQGLEISEQGRNRALIDLLAARLSERPQTKAPTLEDIQRIAQQQQATLVEYSIVDDQIYIWVIAPTGEITFRSNTLPQDTSLADLVKVSRMQIGVRGRGNQGVADYGYDSAPLTPQFWGEQDSQSPPKLGDLGGLTKTRRTPINTSIQQLPNQNAASPPNPKLNTNNSNLLQHPLHQLYQLLITPIVDVLPITASDRIIFIPHQELFLVSFAALLDDQGKYLIENHTILTAPSIQSLWFTRKHWHRVQHSRGKPLIVGNPTMPTIKIGLEQKPLTPLLGAETEALTIAQLLNTKALIGLEATESTIVERMANASVIHLATHGLLDDVNSIDYPGAIALAPEEPDHDGFLTSREILISDQHRKPPLLNAKLVVLSACDTGRGEIKGEGVIGLSRSLIAAGVPSLVVSLWKIPDHDTAKLMTEFYTNIYTHKFDKAKAMREAMLSMLNDPDGNPDPKAWAAFTVIGEAR; encoded by the coding sequence ATGATACCACATCCTATTAAACTTAAGCAGGTCTTGTTTTTGGGACTTTTAACTCTCTGCCTTACCCCTGGGCAACTCCCTGTTCTGGCTAGATTCCTGAGTTTGCCAGGACTGGATCAGGAACAAAACACTGTTAGCCTAGAGCAACAAGGGAGTTTAGCCCCTGGTGATGCCTTTGTTGAAGTAGACAGTAAGCAGGCAGAGGCGGACAAACTATTTAAGCAAGGACTTCGTCACATTGGTCGCAGTGAGTTCCGAAAAGCATTACAGTCTTGGCAGCAAGCATTGGTGATTTATAAACAAATCGGACACCGCCTGGGTGAAGCTCACTCCCTGGGTAATATGGGTCGTGCATACGCTAATCTGGGAGAGTACAAACAAGCAATTAATTATTACCTAGCATCGATAGCTATTGCTAGGAAAATTCCAGACCGCGAGGGTGAAGCTCCCTCCCTGACTAATCTGGGCTTTGCATACGGTAATCTGGGAAACTACAAAAAAGCCATTGATTACCACCAAAAATCTTTAGACATTTTTAGGGAAATCGGAAACTGCCAAGGTGAAGCTCGCTCCCTGAGTAATCTGGGTAATGCATACGAGAGTTTGGGAGACTACAAAAAAGCGATTTATTACCAGCTAGAAGCGATCGCTATTGCTAGGGAAATCGAAGACCGCGAGGGTGAAGCTGGCTCCCTGGGTAATCTGGCTAATGCATACCGTCATCTGGGAGACTACGAAAAAGCGATTGATTACCAGCTACAATCCTTAGCTATTAAAAGGGAAATCCAAAACCGCCGGGGTGAAGCTTATTCCCTGGATAATCTGGGTATTGCATACGGTAATCTGGGAGACTACAAAAAAGCGATTAATTATCACCGACAATCCTTAGGGATTTTTAGGGAAATCGGACACCGCAAGGGTGAAGCTCACGCCCTAGAGAATCTCGGTATTGGATACGGTAATCTGGAAAAGTACAACAAAGCCATTGATTACCACCAACAATCCATAGCTATTGCGAGGGAAATCGGACACCGCAAGGGTGAAGCTATCTCCCTGAATAATCTCGGTGCTACTTTCTTAGAAATAAATCAACTAGAACAAGCCCAAACTCACCTATTTGATGCCATTGAAATTTGGGAAGATATCCGCCAAGACCTGGGGAATCAAGATGATTGGAAGGTTTCTATTTTTGAAGCACAAGCTCGCAGCTATCGTCTCTTACAACAGGTTTTGGTTGCTCTAGGTAAACCAAAACAAGGCTTAGAAATTTCCGAACAGGGTCGCAACCGGGCTCTGATTGATTTATTAGCGGCACGGTTATCTGAACGTCCTCAAACTAAAGCTCCTACTCTTGAAGACATTCAACGAATTGCTCAACAACAACAAGCCACTTTGGTGGAATATTCGATTGTTGATGACCAGATTTATATTTGGGTGATTGCTCCTACTGGTGAGATTACTTTCCGTAGTAATACCTTACCCCAAGATACTTCTCTGGCGGATCTAGTCAAAGTCAGTCGTATGCAGATTGGTGTCAGAGGTAGAGGTAATCAGGGCGTTGCTGATTATGGGTATGATTCCGCCCCCCTAACCCCCCAATTTTGGGGGGAACAAGACTCTCAAAGTCCCCCAAAGTTGGGGGATTTAGGGGGCTTGACCAAAACTAGACGTACGCCCATTAATACTTCAATTCAGCAACTACCTAATCAAAATGCTGCTTCACCACCAAACCCTAAACTAAATACTAACAATAGTAATCTACTACAACATCCCCTACACCAACTCTACCAACTGCTGATTACTCCGATTGTTGACGTATTACCAATAACGGCATCAGACCGTATTATTTTCATTCCCCATCAAGAACTATTTCTGGTTTCCTTTGCTGCTCTGCTAGATGATCAGGGAAAGTATCTGATCGAAAACCATACCATTCTCACTGCTCCTTCGATTCAATCCCTGTGGTTCACCCGTAAACATTGGCATCGAGTCCAACACAGCCGGGGAAAACCGTTGATTGTGGGGAATCCCACCATGCCCACGATTAAAATCGGACTGGAACAAAAACCGTTAACCCCTCTACTGGGTGCAGAAACAGAAGCATTAACCATTGCTCAATTGCTGAATACAAAAGCTCTGATTGGTTTGGAAGCCACAGAATCAACCATTGTGGAAAGAATGGCCAATGCTTCGGTGATCCATTTAGCCACCCATGGTTTACTGGATGATGTCAATAGTATTGATTATCCCGGTGCGATCGCATTAGCACCTGAGGAACCAGACCATGATGGCTTTCTCACCAGTCGTGAAATTCTGATCAGTGACCAACACCGGAAACCCCCCTTATTGAACGCAAAGTTAGTGGTCCTCAGTGCTTGTGATACCGGTAGGGGTGAGATTAAAGGGGAAGGAGTAATTGGTTTATCCCGTTCTTTGATTGCCGCCGGTGTACCCAGTTTAGTGGTGTCCCTATGGAAAATACCTGATCATGATACGGCCAAGTTAATGACTGAGTTTTACACGAATATTTACACCCACAAATTCGATAAAGCCAAAGCCATGCGAGAGGCGATGTTATCGATGCTCAATGACCCCGATGGTAATCCAGACCCGAAAGCTTGGGCGGCTTTTACGGTTATTGGTGAAGCGAGGTAG
- a CDS encoding DUF1822 family protein: protein MLNTSTEMISFPALTETLTLELEQQQQALDIANQMADKPGTLAIYLQELALLVFEDWLEKREPSLRLERAANGLGESGLSQAISQAINAVCNLQVGDLKICIIPTFGFSDPFVSLPQSIVTIPQLNAHFYVVMAIDDDLGIAGIKGVNRYDQLVRDISNLVVGSDHNYELPLSRFTMSGDDLLLDLQCLSPEEIPLPEIPQPEPNYVRDVIEILNQRAIDVGQWLYNQIDDLAQELSWQLLPAPSPALRFSRIPAQELAEIITIIDIEIPAAAVRSYRDFQLAGIPLRLYAVTWQLPQSEPEGDWSILLILGASPGNTPPWGIKLRITDYTMVLDQQELSTNHDYLFTQFVGANHEKFLATITTADETAHTSMLFEFKGSRE from the coding sequence ATGCTAAATACATCTACAGAAATGATTTCCTTTCCAGCATTAACGGAAACCCTAACGCTGGAATTAGAACAACAACAACAAGCCCTGGATATAGCCAACCAGATGGCAGATAAACCAGGAACATTAGCTATCTATCTCCAAGAGTTAGCCTTACTAGTCTTTGAAGATTGGCTGGAAAAACGAGAGCCAAGTTTACGGCTAGAACGGGCAGCTAATGGGTTAGGAGAATCTGGATTATCTCAAGCTATTTCCCAAGCTATTAATGCTGTGTGTAATCTACAGGTTGGAGATTTAAAGATTTGCATTATTCCTACCTTTGGGTTTAGTGACCCATTCGTAAGTCTGCCTCAATCTATTGTTACTATTCCCCAATTAAATGCTCATTTTTATGTAGTCATGGCTATTGATGATGACTTAGGTATTGCTGGGATTAAAGGGGTAAATCGATACGACCAGTTAGTCAGAGATATTAGTAATCTAGTTGTTGGCTCTGATCATAATTACGAGCTCCCTTTATCTAGGTTTACTATGAGTGGAGACGACTTACTACTGGATTTACAATGTCTCTCTCCTGAGGAAATTCCTTTACCAGAAATACCACAGCCCGAGCCTAATTATGTTAGAGACGTAATCGAAATCCTGAATCAACGGGCGATTGATGTGGGACAATGGTTATATAATCAAATTGATGACCTAGCTCAAGAATTATCTTGGCAGTTATTACCAGCACCTTCCCCAGCATTGCGGTTTAGTCGTATCCCAGCCCAAGAATTAGCTGAGATTATAACTATTATTGATATCGAAATTCCTGCTGCCGCTGTCCGTAGTTATCGAGATTTTCAACTAGCTGGAATTCCACTGCGCCTTTATGCTGTAACTTGGCAATTACCCCAGTCTGAACCAGAAGGGGATTGGAGCATATTGCTAATCCTGGGAGCTAGCCCAGGTAATACTCCACCTTGGGGGATAAAATTGCGTATTACTGATTATACTATGGTCTTGGATCAACAGGAATTGAGCACTAATCACGACTATTTATTTACTCAGTTTGTGGGGGCTAATCATGAAAAGTTTCTAGCTACAATTACCACTGCTGACGAAACAGCACACACCTCGATGTTGTTTGAATTTAAAGGGAGTAGGGAGTAG
- a CDS encoding CHASE2 domain-containing protein, with translation MKSKIFHLKVIKIKSGCNFELSWENGKTISAIVDYPQELDQSYQDWKQAYINCYRYLRVIKIKKSGSIPSSKKDHAGFLREAEARFLSLFDRWLRDGELYEIREQIANAATDSSINRRYWVDILLTCNCHELTRLPWEAWEISTTTRTNLSGFGTIRIARVSNTIHAGISHDKIIPGIRRRARVLAILGDEKGLDFKEDRKALAHLSKLADIKFLGWQPGKDSSSLKQEIVKEIANPRGWDILFFAGHSNETAFTGGELHIAPDASLGLKEIQQSLQQGIANGLKFAIFNSCDGISIAEFLIALGLPQVAVMAEPIHNQVAQVFIVQFLNSLAEYKDVHEALRDACAYLKDQQNLTYPSAYLIPTLFRHPQSVLFRLEPFGLGHSLRNWLPTKKEALWLSAWLTVSLIPDCQDLLLESRLLLQAGYRQVTQQVQWQANPSPVKSPVRLVQIDNKSLKQDNVKLVDGRYMDYGYLASILDKLVTSNARIIGFDYILDQDKQQPDNSKRLRQSVTEAINNNTWLVWAAIEADHPADYYGVSDQIANLNQTMEGDITTYDWYVELPSNKCDKTCPFSYLLVLSYCLGNQDSSTTQLAMGLPERQDSNQDFRTSVIDWVNDTDTQADTQTNTQLAWLGRVKRPAIAYFLQWFQPIIDYSLPPEQVYQRISACELLGSCSSPLNPPLSKSKASANSPQNWGVRGAKLTKRPITFNQTIVIVASGGYKEAGIDQEGQDNNLLPLPVAFWRRSEGWQDWFDGKPSFTGGEAHSYIAHHLFSQHLVIPIPNTLMILLTAVLGKGFRLIKQDYPKRGSREQGAGSIKKERELITIDLGSFLINIDNAWLIYWLVYCLVSLQVYISLKVLLPTFMPLVVFITYTATGRK, from the coding sequence ATGAAAAGTAAAATTTTTCACCTTAAAGTCATCAAAATCAAGTCAGGGTGTAACTTTGAGTTATCTTGGGAAAATGGTAAGACTATTTCTGCCATAGTAGATTATCCTCAAGAGCTTGATCAAAGTTACCAAGACTGGAAACAGGCTTACATTAATTGTTACCGATATTTGCGAGTTATTAAAATAAAAAAAAGTGGTAGTATTCCATCCTCGAAGAAGGATCATGCTGGATTTTTGCGGGAAGCAGAAGCTAGGTTTTTATCACTATTTGATCGGTGGTTACGGGATGGAGAGTTATATGAGATTCGTGAGCAAATTGCTAATGCGGCTACAGATTCCTCTATTAATCGTCGGTATTGGGTTGATATTCTCCTCACCTGTAACTGTCATGAATTAACTCGCTTACCTTGGGAAGCTTGGGAAATTAGTACTACGACTAGGACTAATCTATCTGGATTCGGAACTATCCGGATTGCTCGGGTTTCTAATACTATCCATGCTGGTATTAGTCATGATAAAATTATTCCTGGTATCCGTCGCCGAGCCAGAGTGTTGGCTATCTTAGGTGATGAAAAAGGATTAGACTTTAAAGAAGACCGCAAGGCGTTAGCTCACCTGTCTAAGCTGGCTGACATAAAATTTCTTGGTTGGCAACCAGGAAAAGACTCTAGTAGTCTTAAGCAGGAAATTGTTAAAGAAATTGCTAATCCTAGGGGTTGGGATATTTTATTCTTTGCCGGACATAGTAATGAAACTGCCTTTACTGGTGGGGAATTACATATTGCTCCTGATGCTTCTTTAGGGCTTAAGGAGATTCAACAATCCCTCCAACAAGGGATAGCTAATGGCCTGAAGTTTGCTATTTTTAATTCTTGTGATGGTATCTCGATTGCGGAATTCCTAATTGCTTTAGGGTTACCTCAAGTGGCGGTGATGGCAGAACCTATTCACAATCAGGTCGCTCAAGTTTTTATTGTCCAGTTTCTTAACAGTTTGGCTGAGTATAAGGATGTTCATGAAGCCCTAAGGGATGCTTGTGCTTATCTCAAAGACCAACAAAATCTGACCTATCCGTCTGCTTACTTAATCCCTACCTTATTTCGCCATCCCCAATCAGTACTGTTTCGCTTGGAACCATTTGGTTTAGGGCACAGTCTCAGAAATTGGTTGCCTACTAAGAAAGAAGCCCTTTGGTTATCAGCATGGTTAACCGTTAGTTTAATCCCGGATTGTCAGGATTTACTGTTAGAATCTCGTCTATTGTTACAAGCTGGTTACCGTCAGGTTACTCAGCAGGTGCAGTGGCAAGCTAATCCTTCTCCAGTTAAGTCTCCAGTTCGGTTAGTTCAAATTGATAACAAGTCTCTTAAACAGGACAACGTTAAATTGGTTGATGGCAGGTATATGGATTATGGTTACTTAGCAAGTATATTAGATAAGTTAGTTACCAGTAATGCTCGGATAATTGGGTTTGATTATATCTTAGATCAAGACAAACAACAGCCCGATAATAGTAAGCGGTTACGGCAATCAGTCACTGAAGCGATTAACAATAATACCTGGTTAGTTTGGGCAGCAATTGAAGCTGATCATCCTGCTGATTATTATGGGGTGAGTGATCAAATTGCTAACCTCAATCAAACCATGGAGGGAGATATTACAACCTATGATTGGTATGTGGAGTTACCTAGCAATAAGTGTGATAAAACTTGTCCGTTTAGCTATTTACTAGTCCTTTCCTATTGTTTAGGTAATCAAGATTCCAGCACTACTCAATTAGCGATGGGATTACCTGAGCGTCAAGACAGTAATCAGGATTTTAGGACTTCAGTAATTGATTGGGTTAATGATACCGATACACAAGCTGATACACAAACTAATACACAACTGGCTTGGTTGGGGAGGGTCAAACGTCCTGCGATCGCATATTTCTTACAATGGTTTCAACCGATTATTGACTATTCCCTACCTCCAGAGCAAGTTTATCAAAGAATTTCTGCTTGTGAGTTATTAGGCTCCTGTTCGAGCCCCCTAAATCCCCCTCTGTCAAAAAGCAAAGCATCCGCTAATTCCCCCCAAAATTGGGGGGTTAGGGGGGCAAAACTAACTAAGCGTCCTATAACCTTTAATCAAACCATTGTAATTGTTGCTTCAGGAGGATATAAAGAAGCAGGAATTGATCAAGAAGGGCAAGATAATAATCTGCTTCCCCTTCCGGTCGCCTTCTGGCGTCGTTCAGAGGGTTGGCAAGACTGGTTCGATGGCAAACCATCATTTACTGGTGGTGAAGCCCATAGTTACATCGCCCACCATCTTTTTTCCCAGCATCTGGTGATACCAATTCCTAATACCTTGATGATTTTGCTAACCGCTGTTTTAGGTAAGGGATTTAGGTTAATTAAACAGGATTATCCGAAACGAGGGAGCAGGGAGCAGGGAGCAGGGAGCATCAAGAAGGAAAGAGAACTTATCACAATTGATTTAGGAAGCTTTTTGATCAATATAGATAACGCTTGGTTAATCTATTGGTTAGTTTATTGCTTGGTTTCACTACAAGTTTATATCTCCTTGAAGGTGCTGCTACCTACTTTTATGCCTTTAGTAGTGTTTATTACTTATACTGCTACGGGCAGGAAATAG
- a CDS encoding type II toxin-antitoxin system RelE family toxin, with translation MIDYIILKQAERYLMRMQTDDKIRIINALDTLISNPSTLDIKSLKGRPEFRLRVGKSIGGHCPCNCSAFNNDLHQQCPPYDSPYSLFPIPDKNHEPYC, from the coding sequence TTGATTGACTATATTATCTTAAAACAAGCTGAACGCTATTTAATGCGAATGCAAACCGATGATAAAATTCGGATTATTAATGCCTTAGATACCTTAATTTCTAATCCTTCGACGCTGGATATTAAATCCTTAAAAGGTCGTCCTGAATTTCGTTTGCGTGTGGGTAAGTCGATTGGTGGGCATTGCCCATGTAATTGCTCGGCGTTCAATAATGATCTTCATCAGCAATGCCCACCCTACGATTCTCCCTATTCCCTATTCCCTATTCCCGACAAAAATCATGAGCCTTATTGTTAA
- a CDS encoding trypsin-like serine peptidase has translation MSETERVSNQTKQANNQTNKAKEIELDDQQLHEITSSETQSQSIDYEDEFEGIMGRGEIEAVPGFNKSRALNEGLDFEKTIDVTEDLKNLPDAGAEEFPRPESVIGSDDRIRISPASTIPWRWICQLIVTKANGKRYKCSGWLIGPRTVITSGHCVYSHTTGGWAKKIEVFPGMDEKEAPFGSQVSTSFRSVKGWTQQLDDDFDYGAIILPDDTLGNRVGWFGFMNLSDELLTNLQVNNSGYAGDKPFGTQWFNAGRITRITSDKLFYMLDTYGGQSGSPIWRLQDGEHHVVGIHAHAQFENSAVRITKSVFDNISAWKDL, from the coding sequence ATGTCAGAAACTGAAAGAGTTTCCAATCAAACCAAGCAAGCAAACAATCAAACCAACAAAGCAAAGGAAATAGAACTCGACGATCAGCAGCTCCATGAAATCACTTCCAGCGAAACTCAATCCCAGTCAATAGATTACGAAGACGAATTTGAGGGAATCATGGGTCGCGGTGAAATCGAAGCAGTACCCGGATTCAATAAATCCCGAGCTCTTAATGAGGGTTTGGATTTCGAGAAAACAATTGACGTCACAGAGGATTTGAAAAATCTTCCAGATGCTGGTGCTGAAGAATTCCCAAGGCCGGAGTCAGTAATTGGTAGTGACGACCGCATTCGCATTTCCCCAGCTAGTACTATTCCCTGGCGATGGATTTGCCAGTTAATCGTTACCAAAGCTAATGGGAAGCGGTACAAGTGTTCTGGCTGGTTGATTGGACCACGGACAGTAATCACTTCTGGACACTGCGTCTATAGCCATACTACTGGTGGTTGGGCCAAGAAAATTGAGGTCTTTCCTGGTATGGATGAAAAGGAAGCTCCCTTCGGCTCCCAAGTTAGCACCTCCTTCCGCAGTGTAAAAGGCTGGACACAACAACTTGATGATGACTTCGATTACGGAGCAATTATTCTACCGGATGACACCCTAGGTAACCGAGTCGGCTGGTTCGGATTTATGAATCTATCCGACGAGTTACTGACAAATCTACAGGTAAATAACTCTGGCTACGCTGGTGACAAACCATTTGGCACACAATGGTTCAATGCTGGCCGAATTACCAGAATCACTAGTGACAAGCTCTTCTATATGCTCGATACCTATGGCGGTCAAAGCGGTAGCCCAATCTGGCGCTTGCAAGATGGTGAACACCATGTAGTGGGAATTCACGCCCATGCTCAGTTTGAGAACAGTGCTGTCCGCATCACTAAGTCTGTGTTTGATAACATCTCCGCTTGGAAAGATCTCTAA